In a genomic window of Passer domesticus isolate bPasDom1 chromosome 3, bPasDom1.hap1, whole genome shotgun sequence:
- the LOC135295889 gene encoding 24-hydroxycholesterol 7-alpha-hydroxylase isoform X1 encodes MRYLRQLGNPSSPPCIRSWIPWFGAAFQFGKAPLEFIEQARKKHGPVFTIFALGKRFTFVTEEEGTEAFFKSEDLNFEQAVQQAVKNAVSVPAEAFYQNHGNLYSMMKGKMSPSNLHLFSGTLCKELHEHMAHLGTEGTGDLNGLVRHVMYPAVVNTLFGKGICPTSPSEIKEFEEHFQKYDEDFEYASQMPECFLRSWSKSKKWLLKLFEKVVLDAERTNPSETASKTLLQHLLDNLQGKHLAPSYGLLMLWAAQANAVPVAFWTLAFILSNPAIYKKVMEDLASVFGKAGKDKLEVSEEDLKRIPFIKWCTLEAIRLRSPGAITKKVINPIRIKNFTIPAGDMLMLSPYWLHRNPKYFPDPEMFKPENGLEYRDIKEEPVGIKKSFKISDMLQDRWKEANLEKNAFLDSFVAFGGGKHQCPGRWFAIMEIQLLVVLFLYKYEFVLLDAVPKESPLHLVGTQQPMAPLQVRYKCRE; translated from the exons CATGGACCTGTGTTCACAATATTTGCTCTGGGAAAACGGTTCACTTTTGTGACTGAGGAAGAAGGAACTgaagcattttttaaatctgaagACTTAAATTTTGAACAGGCAGTACAGCAAGCTGTCAAGAATGCAG TCTCTGTTCCTGCAGAAGCATTTTATCAGAACCATGGTAACCTCTACAGCATGATGAAGGGGAAGATGAGTCCCAGTAACCTGCACTTGTTCTCAGGCACTTTGTGTAAGGAGCTGCATGAGCACAtggctcacctgggcacagagGGCACGGGTGACCTCAATGGCCTGGTAAG GCATGTCATGTATCCAGCGGTGGTGAACACCCTGTTTGGGAAGGGCATCTGCCCAACCAGTCCAAGTGAAATCAAGGAGTTTGAAGAGCATTTTCAGAAGTATGATGAGGACTTTGAATACGCTTCTCAGATGCCCGAGTGCTTCCTGAG GAGCTGGTCTAAATCCAAAAAATGGCTTCTAAAATTATTTGAGAAAGTAGTGTTGGATGCTGAAAGGACCAACCCTTCAGAGACTGCATCCAAG ACACTTCTGCAACATCTCCTGGATAACTTGCAGGGAAAACATCTAGCTCCCAGTTATGGCCTCCTGATGCTCTGGGCTGCCCAAGCAAATGCTGTGCCT GTTGCATTTTGGACCCTTGCTTTCATACTCTCTAATCCTGCCATTTACAAGAAAGTCATGGAAGACCTGGCTTCTGTTTTTGGCAAAGCAG GTAAAGATAAACTGGAAGTCTCTGAGGAAGACCTGAAGAGGATCCCTTTCATTAAATGGTGCACTTTGGAAGCCATACGGCTGAGGTCTCCAGGTGCAATCACCAAGAAAGTCATAAACCCAATTAGGATTAAG aatttcaccatccctgcaggtgacaTGCTGATGTTGTCACCATATTGGTTGCACCGGaatccaaaatattttcctgaccCAGAAATGTTCAAACCT GAGAATGGCCTTGAATACAGAGACATAAAGGAGGAGCCTGTAGGAAtaaaaaagtcttttaaaatcAGTGACATGTTGCAG GATCGTTGGAAAGAGGCAAATTTAGAGAAGAATGCTTTCTTGGACAGCTTTGTGGCATTTGGAGGAGGGAAGCATCAGTGTCCAGGAAG GTGGTTTGCAATCATGGAAATCCAGCTGTTGGTTGTGCTGTTCCTGTACAAGTATGAATTTGTGCTCTTGGATGCAGTGCCTAAGGAG AGCCCTTTACACTTGGTGGGGACACAGCAACCCATGGCACCATTACAGGTCCGGTATAAATGTCGGGAATGA